A window of Bacillota bacterium genomic DNA:
CATTGTTCACGGAACTTAGTGTAATCCAACTCGACGCAGTTCAGTAGATCCTTTTCGAACAGTAGTCTATACTCTTTGACAAATTCCGGTGACTGAAAACAAACATAGAGCTCATCATCTATTCCCAGGCTCCGGGCATTCAGGTTTACCGTCCCAATACTTACCGCATCGTCATCAATTAACAACGTTTTAGCATGCATTACACCGTTGTACTTGAATACTCTCACGCCGCTATCCACCAGGTAGCGCAAAAAGTAATTAGTAATGCTATTGTGAAACAAGCCTCCAAAAGCATATGATGCAGATGTCATTATTCTAACATCAACACCGGTGCTGGCAAGGGCTTTTAAAGTTTGCAAGATTGGATCGGAAGGTGCCAGATACGGAGTCTGAATCCACACCCTTCTCTTTGCCCGGGAAATAATGTACAAGTAGCTGAAGTTCATAATGTCGTTATTGCTGTACTTGTTATACAGACCGTTGGCAACGATTTGCGCCCCCAAATTCCCTTTTTTGTCTGGCTCGGGAAAATAGTGCAGAAGTTCATTTCTCAGACCAAGGTCAGCATTCTTCCTGGACGTTGTCCAGTCAGACAAAAAAATCTTTTGCAGATAATGAACTGCACTGCCTGTGATTCGAAGATGTGTATCCCGCCAAGGTTTTTCACGGACGCCGAACTTATATTCAGCGCCTACATTCATCCCGCCGGTATAGCCAATGACTCCGTCGATAACAACAATTTTTCTGTGATTCCGATAGTTAATGTCCAAAGAGTATGGTCTTATGATGGACACTTTCCCTCCAGCATTTTTTAATCTTTTGATTAGCGGAGAGAAAAAACTAAACAAACTACCGATGCCATCATAAAGGAGTTTAACTTCGACACCTGCCTCTGCCCGCTCGACAAGGATATTAAGCAATTGCTGGCCTACTTCATCGTTTTGAATCGTAAAATACTGGACATGGATGTTGTCGCTTGCTTGATGAAGGTCGTGAAAAAGCGCTTCATATTTTGAGGCGCCATCCGTAAACAGTTTAACGTCATTATCGGCGGTAAAATTACTGCCGCAAAACTTGTGCAAAAATGACGGCAACTCCAGGTCTAAGAGTTCATTATCATTCGCGTTTTCAGCACTGCAGACTATGCTTTCAAGGGAGTTAAGCGTTGTCCCATGTCGCTTGAAGATTCTGCGTTTACGGTATTCCTGAAAACTATCACTGCCAAGTAGCAAATACAAGATAAGGCCAATGACGGGCACCAGCACCAGAATTAAGATCCAGCTGAACCTTTGCAATGGCTTTTTGCGACTAAAAAAAATAAGCGATATGATAGCAAATAAATATGCAATATAAACTGGAAGGTAC
This region includes:
- the cls gene encoding cardiolipin synthase, which translates into the protein MTMYLPVYIAYLFAIISLIFFSRKKPLQRFSWILILVLVPVIGLILYLLLGSDSFQEYRKRRIFKRHGTTLNSLESIVCSAENANDNELLDLELPSFLHKFCGSNFTADNDVKLFTDGASKYEALFHDLHQASDNIHVQYFTIQNDEVGQQLLNILVERAEAGVEVKLLYDGIGSLFSFFSPLIKRLKNAGGKVSIIRPYSLDINYRNHRKIVVIDGVIGYTGGMNVGAEYKFGVREKPWRDTHLRITGSAVHYLQKIFLSDWTTSRKNADLGLRNELLHYFPEPDKKGNLGAQIVANGLYNKYSNNDIMNFSYLYIISRAKRRVWIQTPYLAPSDPILQTLKALASTGVDVRIMTSASYAFGGLFHNSITNYFLRYLVDSGVRVFKYNGVMHAKTLLIDDDAVSIGTVNLNARSLGIDDELYVCFQSPEFVKEYRLLFEKDLLNCVELDYTKFREQCFTSRIFESVMSFFSSVA